From a single Candoia aspera isolate rCanAsp1 chromosome 10, rCanAsp1.hap2, whole genome shotgun sequence genomic region:
- the ID3 gene encoding DNA-binding protein inhibitor ID-3 — protein MKAISPVRSVRSCYEAVCCVSDQSLAIARGTSNKSPALEEPMSILYDMNDCYSKLRELVPGIPQGSKVSQVEILQHVIDYIFDLQIVLEEQAKKGQDPSAEASLLSLKAAELASELCSKDERNLCHH, from the exons ATGAAAGCCATCAGCCCGGTGCGGTCGGTCAGGAGCTGCTACGAAGCCGTGTGCTGCGTCTCGGATCAGAGCCTCGCCATCGCCCGGGGCACCAGTAACAAGAGCCCGGCTCTGGAGGAGCCGATGAGCATCCTCTACGACATGAACGACTGCTACTCCAAGCTGCGCGAGCTGGTCCCGGGCATCCCGCAAGGCAGTAAGGTCAGCCAGGTGGAGATCTTGCAACACGTCATCGATTATATCTTCGATCTCCAGATCGTGCTGGAGGAGCAGGCGAAGAAGGGACAGGATCCCTCGGCCGAGGCTTCTCTGCTCTCGTTAAAA GCAGCCGAACTTGCATCGGAACTCTGTTCAAAGGATGAACGAAACCTGTGCCACCATTAA